The nucleotide sequence GATGCTTTGTCCAACGGCGAACCAGGGTCTGTGACGATAATGATGCGGCTCTTGGCGTCGATGCCGGCGTCGTTGAACGCCTTCTCGAAGACCCTGCGCTGCGAGTCGGTCTCTACGGTGGAACCTGATTTGGAAGAGACAACGATGGCAGTTTCAGCCAAACGGTCCGCCAGCGCTGCACTGACCTGTTCAGGGTCGGTGCTGTCCAGCACAGTCAGCTCGACGCCAGCGGTGCCGGCAATGACCTCGGGAGCCAAAGAGGACCCACCCATGCCACACAGGACAATGCGCGAGACGCCTTCGGCCCGAAGGGCATCACGAAGCTCCAGGATGTCGCCAACCAGGGACTGGGAAACCGTGGCCGCTTCTACCCAACCGAGACGGATGGCCGCCTCAGACTCCGCGTCGGGACCCCACAGTGTGTGGTCCTTGGCAAAGATGCGGGTGGCGATCCTGTCTTCGACCAGGCCGTCAATGTGCTTGGCGATGGCTTGCTGCGCAGCACCGCTGGCGTCGTAACTGAGTGTGCTCATGGTCGCTTAGGAGGCCTTCCGTGCGGTGACGAGTGCGCCTTCGACGTCGGCGAGGAGTTCCTTCCAGGAGCCCACGAACTTCTCGAGGCCTTCGGTCTCAAGAAGGGTCACGACGTCGTTGTAGGAGACGCCCAGCGCTTCGAGGGCGTTGAGGGTCTCGTTCGCTTCGTCGTACGTCCCGGTGATGGTGTCGCCGGTGACCACACCGTGGTCGAACGTGGCATCGAGGGTCTTTTCGGGCATGGTGTTCACTACGCCCGCAGCAACGAGCTCCGTGACGTAGAGGGTGTCCGGGTAAGCGGGGTCCTTCACGCCGGTGGAAGCCCACAGAGGACGCTGGGGGAGTGCGCCGGCCTCAGCCAGAACTGCCCAGCGCTCGGTGGAGAAGAGCTCTTCGTAGACCTGATAGGCCAGACGTGCATTGGCAACGCCGGCCTTGCCCTTGAGTGCTTTGGCTTCTTCGGTTCCGATGGCATCCAGGCGCTTGTCGATCTCGCTGTCCACGCGGGAGACGAAGAACGAGGCAACGGAGTGGATCTTGGAGAGGTCGTGGCCGTTTTCCTTGGCCTGCTCCAGGCCGGACTGGAAAGCGTTGATGACGGCGCGGTAGCGCTCCAAGGAGAAGATCAGAGTGACATTGACGCTGATGCCCTCGGCCAGGGTGGCCGTGATGGCCTCGAGGCCCTCCAAGGTAGCCGGGATCTTGATGTGGACGTTGTCCTTGTTGACCTTCGCGTAGAGGTGCTTGGCCTCGGCGATGGTGCCCTCGGTGTCCCAGGCAAGGCGGGGGTCCACCTCGATGGAAACGCGGCCGTCGACACCGTTGGTGGCCGCGGCAATCGGGGCGAAGAGATCGCAGGCATCGGCGACATCGGTCGTGGTGATTTCGAAGATGGTCTCTTCGACGCTGGCCCCGGCTTCCGCCTTGGCCGCGATGGTTGCGTCATAGTCCGTGCCGGAGGTGATCGCGGCGTGGAAGATGGACGGGTTGGTGGTGACACCAACAACGTTCTTTTCGTCGATGAGCTTCTGCAGAGTGCCCGTTTCCAGGCGGGTGCGGGAGAGGTCGTCGAGCCAGATCGAAACGCCGGCGTCGGAAAGCTGCTGCGTGGGAGTTGTAGACATGTGGTTTCTCCTGTTGTGAGGTATCAGGCTGTTACGCGTTGGCGTCTGCGAGGGAGTCCTTGGCTGCAGCGGCGACGGCTTCGGCGGTGATGCCGAATTCGTTGAAGAGCCGCTTGTAGTCAGCCGAGGCGCCGAAGTGCTCCAGGGAGATCGAACGGCCGGCGTCGCCGACGAATTCGCGCCATCCAAGGGCAAGGCCGGCTTCGACGGAAACACGGGCCTTGACGGCCGCCGGCAGCACGGATTCGCGGTAGGCCTCGTCCTGCTTGTTGAACCATTCAACGCAGGGCATGGACACGACGCGAGCTGCGATGCCTTCTGCTTGGAGGGCTTCGCGGGCCTGGACTGCGAGCTGGACTTCCGAGCCGGTGCCGATCAGGATGACCTGTGCGTCAACGGTCTCGCCGTCCTTGGAGGCTTCGGCCAGGACGTAACCGCCCTTGGCAACGCCTGCGGTGGAAGCGAAGGTGTCACCGGCGGCTTCACCTTCGCCGCGGGCGTAGGTGGGGATGTTCTGGCGGGTCAGCACAATGCCGGCGGGGTTTTCGTGGTTCTCCAGCATGGCCTTCCATGCAGCGGAGACCTCGTTGGCATCGCCCGGGCGGACAACGTCCAGGCCCGGGATGGCACGCAAGGAAGCGAGCTGCTCCACCGGCTGGTGGGTAGGTCCGTCTTCGCCCAAACCGATGGAGTCGTGCGTCCACACATACAGGGACGGAACGCCCATCAGTGCGCCGAGACGGATAGCCGGGCGCTGGTAGTCGCTGAAGATCAGGAACGTGCCGGAGAACGCGCGGGTGCGTCCGTGCAGGGAAATGCCGTTCACGATCGAGGCGGCAGCGTGCTCACGGATACCGAAGTGCAGGACACGTCCGTACGGGTTGCCCTTCCAGGCATCCGTGGAGCGCGAGGTCGGGATGAACGACGGCGAGCCTTCGATGGTGGTGTTGTTCGACTCGGCGAGGTCTGCCGAACCGCCCCAAAGCTCAGGAAGGACCGGACCGATGGCGTTGAGGACCTTGCCCGATGCCGCACGGGTGGAAACGTCCTTGCCGGCTTCGAAGACAGGAAGCGCAGCGTCAAGCTCGGCCGGCAACTTCTTCGCTTCGACGCGCTCGAGCAGGGCAGCGGCATCCGGGTTGGCAGACTGCCATGCCTCGAACGATGCCTGCCATGCGGCCCGGGACTCGGCACCGCGGTCAAGGACCTTGCGGGCGTGGGCCAGGACTTCTTCGTCAACGTCGAAGGACTTGGCCGGATCGAAGCCGAGCACGCTCTTCAATGCAGTGACTTCTTCGGCACCCAGGGCAGAGCCGTGGATCTTGCCCGTGTTCTGCTTCTTCGGGGCCGGGTAGCCAATGATGGTGCGCAGCGAGATGATGGACGGCTTGTTCGTCTCGGCCTTGGCAGCCAGAAGTGCCGAGTACAGTTCCTGCACGTCTTCGACGTATTCGCCGGTCTTGGTCCAGTCAACGCGCTGGGTGTGCCAGCCGTAGGCCTCGTAGCGCTTGAGGACGTCTTCGGTGAAGGCGATGTCGGTGTCGTCTTCGATGGAGATGTGGTTCTCGTCGTAGATCACAACGAGGTTGCCCAGTTCCTGGTGTCCGGCAAGCGAGGATGCCTCGGAAGTGACACCTTCCTGCAGGTCGCCGTCGGAAGCGATGACCCAGATGGTGTGGTCGAACGGCGACTCGCCGGCGGGAGCATCGGCGTCGAACAATCCACGCTGGCGACGCTGCGAGTAGGCGAAGCCGACGGCCGAAGCCAGGCCCTGGCCCAGCGGGCCGGTGGTGATTTCCACGCCGGCGGTGTGCTTGTACTCCGGGTGGCCCGGGGTCAGCGAACCCCAGGTACGCAGTGCTTCAAGGTCCTTCAGC is from Paenarthrobacter nicotinovorans and encodes:
- the tal gene encoding transaldolase is translated as MSTTPTQQLSDAGVSIWLDDLSRTRLETGTLQKLIDEKNVVGVTTNPSIFHAAITSGTDYDATIAAKAEAGASVEETIFEITTTDVADACDLFAPIAAATNGVDGRVSIEVDPRLAWDTEGTIAEAKHLYAKVNKDNVHIKIPATLEGLEAITATLAEGISVNVTLIFSLERYRAVINAFQSGLEQAKENGHDLSKIHSVASFFVSRVDSEIDKRLDAIGTEEAKALKGKAGVANARLAYQVYEELFSTERWAVLAEAGALPQRPLWASTGVKDPAYPDTLYVTELVAAGVVNTMPEKTLDATFDHGVVTGDTITGTYDEANETLNALEALGVSYNDVVTLLETEGLEKFVGSWKELLADVEGALVTARKAS
- the tkt gene encoding transketolase is translated as MPHLEEQELSWTDLDKKAVDTVRVLAADAVEKVGNGHPGTAMSLAPAAYLLFQKLMRHDPKNPDWLGRDRFVLSPGHTSLTLYIQLFLSGYGLELKDLEALRTWGSLTPGHPEYKHTAGVEITTGPLGQGLASAVGFAYSQRRQRGLFDADAPAGESPFDHTIWVIASDGDLQEGVTSEASSLAGHQELGNLVVIYDENHISIEDDTDIAFTEDVLKRYEAYGWHTQRVDWTKTGEYVEDVQELYSALLAAKAETNKPSIISLRTIIGYPAPKKQNTGKIHGSALGAEEVTALKSVLGFDPAKSFDVDEEVLAHARKVLDRGAESRAAWQASFEAWQSANPDAAALLERVEAKKLPAELDAALPVFEAGKDVSTRAASGKVLNAIGPVLPELWGGSADLAESNNTTIEGSPSFIPTSRSTDAWKGNPYGRVLHFGIREHAAASIVNGISLHGRTRAFSGTFLIFSDYQRPAIRLGALMGVPSLYVWTHDSIGLGEDGPTHQPVEQLASLRAIPGLDVVRPGDANEVSAAWKAMLENHENPAGIVLTRQNIPTYARGEGEAAGDTFASTAGVAKGGYVLAEASKDGETVDAQVILIGTGSEVQLAVQAREALQAEGIAARVVSMPCVEWFNKQDEAYRESVLPAAVKARVSVEAGLALGWREFVGDAGRSISLEHFGASADYKRLFNEFGITAEAVAAAAKDSLADANA